One segment of Candidatus Obscuribacterales bacterium DNA contains the following:
- a CDS encoding alternate F1F0 ATPase, F1 subunit alpha: MTQSNVFLQSALDQALQTFGQAVQEHQPELASQEVGTVTYLGNGIARVVGLPHGQSEELVLFPGDRLGMIFNLDEDEVGVVLLDDSQGLQAGCEVRRTGRVMDVPVGPALLGRVMDATGRPLDGRGPIAAIARWPIERPAPSILDRAPVTVPLETGIKVIDALIPVGRGQRELILGDRQIGKTAIALDTILNQAGKDMICIYCAIGQQGSALARLIATLQQEGAMDYCIVVVAAGNTTPGLQYTAPYAATTMGEYFMEQGRDVLIVYDDLICHARAYRELSLLLRRPPGREAFPGDIFYIHSRLLERATHLCAERGGGSLTALPIVETEAQNLSAYIPTNLVSITDGQIYLTPDLFQKGILPAVDVGRSVSRVGGKTQLPAYAKVAGALRLSYAQFEELELFARFGTRLDDATQKTLDRGQRVREVLKQSQFVHLPAATQIAVLLAVTQGVFDALPRHQIATAETQIHQALQDQLPDVGDRIHSGIPLSEGDYKALLDLATLVVRSLEPHAHH; the protein is encoded by the coding sequence ATGACTCAGTCCAACGTATTTCTACAATCAGCCCTCGACCAAGCCTTGCAAACCTTCGGGCAGGCTGTTCAGGAGCATCAGCCTGAATTGGCCAGCCAAGAGGTCGGCACGGTTACGTATTTAGGTAATGGCATTGCCCGAGTTGTGGGACTACCCCATGGACAATCGGAAGAGCTGGTTTTATTTCCGGGCGATCGCTTGGGCATGATCTTTAACCTTGATGAAGACGAAGTGGGCGTGGTGCTGCTGGATGATAGCCAGGGGCTGCAGGCGGGCTGTGAGGTGCGCCGCACGGGGCGGGTGATGGATGTGCCGGTGGGGCCGGCTCTGCTGGGGCGGGTGATGGATGCTACGGGACGACCTTTGGATGGTCGTGGCCCGATCGCAGCGATCGCCCGTTGGCCCATCGAACGCCCTGCCCCCTCCATCCTCGATCGCGCCCCGGTGACGGTGCCGCTTGAGACGGGGATTAAGGTGATTGATGCCCTGATTCCCGTAGGTCGGGGTCAGCGGGAGTTAATTCTCGGCGATCGCCAAATTGGTAAAACAGCGATCGCTCTGGATACTATCCTTAACCAAGCCGGTAAGGATATGATCTGCATTTACTGCGCCATTGGCCAACAGGGATCGGCCCTGGCCCGATTGATTGCCACGCTGCAGCAGGAAGGAGCCATGGACTATTGCATCGTTGTGGTCGCCGCTGGCAACACAACCCCCGGTTTGCAGTACACAGCGCCCTATGCCGCCACCACCATGGGCGAATATTTTATGGAACAGGGCCGCGATGTTCTGATTGTTTACGATGATCTGATCTGTCACGCCCGCGCCTATCGAGAACTGTCCCTGCTGCTACGCCGTCCCCCCGGACGAGAAGCCTTTCCTGGCGACATTTTCTACATCCATTCCCGCCTCCTAGAACGCGCTACCCATCTCTGTGCCGAGCGTGGCGGCGGCTCCCTGACTGCCCTGCCCATCGTGGAAACAGAAGCCCAAAACCTATCCGCCTACATTCCCACGAACCTCGTGTCGATTACCGACGGACAAATTTACCTAACTCCTGATCTATTTCAGAAGGGTATTTTACCTGCTGTAGACGTGGGGCGATCGGTGTCGCGGGTGGGCGGTAAGACCCAGCTTCCTGCCTATGCCAAGGTGGCCGGAGCGTTGCGGCTGTCCTACGCCCAGTTTGAAGAGTTAGAACTCTTTGCCCGCTTTGGTACCCGTCTGGATGATGCCACCCAAAAGACCCTGGATCGGGGGCAGCGGGTGCGGGAAGTGCTGAAGCAATCCCAGTTCGTTCATTTACCCGCCGCTACTCAGATTGCCGTGTTGCTGGCGGTGACCCAAGGTGTGTTTGATGCTCTACCTCGCCACCAGATTGCTACCGCTGAAACTCAGATTCATCAAGCACTCCAAGACCAATTACCCGACGTGGGCGATCGCATCCAT